The following are from one region of the Gadus chalcogrammus isolate NIFS_2021 chromosome 19, NIFS_Gcha_1.0, whole genome shotgun sequence genome:
- the LOC130372120 gene encoding protein regulator of cytokinesis 1-like isoform X2: MRKSELHAAESVASLSNALIHLKDIWEQVGIPEEQRLIRTEVFTQHIKSMLDLMIEEEEGMKKRVENSLETCRKELDQLCVELGMPGVPEATGLTMLQLEKDRRARLEIMLRHKKERMDDLRALVESDGDLCDVLGAAPFSIDHDRVPSVEQLDGFRSHVGDLAAEKRRRQAEFVSLKEQIVASMEDLERLPETSFERDVVCEDEDAFCLSHDNIGGLKLLLARLEDCKAENRRRCAAYRLKIQELWERLQTPQEEREATSPHMVHCKKENMEALRAELERLEALKMRSIRSFVEAIRAEVAVLWDKCFYSAGQRQEFGVYYHEEDVFTEELLLRHEAEVSTLKRRYETHRPLFEGVARWRENWTLFLELDRKANDPARLNNRGGNLLKEQKQRADLQKSLPKLEKSLKAQIDLWEQECGGRFLVDGGQFVDYIKQQWAAFHDEKEKEKTERLMKKTKQFEEEVRFGAATKTPSKRRLPTVPTPSKVRKLNVAATPNSTLSSGSGSTICQSAGSRPPLAAKNLSVNGKASHTMERNKGYTTPLPDKNTLNVGSGGAIKCQDNNDFTFSTIAGTYSDFARDLSKATKAETNPLNSTCSHH, from the exons ATGCGGAAGAG TGAGCTCCACGCAGCCGAATCTGTGGCTTCACTAAGCAATGCCCTGATCCACCTGAAAGACATCTGGGAACAGGTTGGAATCCCAGAGGAACAGCGCCTCATAAGGACCGAAGTGTTCACCCAGCACATCAAGAGTATGCTGGACCTtatgattgaggaggaggaaggcatGAAGAAACGTGTGGAGAACAGCCTTGAGACGTGCCGCAAGGAGCTCGACCAGCTGTGCGTGGAACTCGGGATGCCCGGCGTCCCTGAGGCGACGGGCCTCACCATGCTGCAGCTGGAGAAGGACCGACGCGCGCGGCTGGAGATCATGCTGAGGCACAAGAAGGAGCGGATGGACGACCTGCGAGCGCTGGTCGAAAGCGACGGCGACCTCTGCGACGTCCTGGGCGCCGCGCCCTTCAGCATCGACCACGACCGCGTGCCGTCCGTGGAGCAGCTGGACGGCTTCCGCTCCCACGTCGGCGACCTCGCCGCGGAGAAGCGGCGGCGGCAGGCGGAGTTTGTGAGCCTCAAGGAGCAGATCGTGGCCTCCATGGAGGACCTGGAGAGGCTGCCCGAGACCAGCTTCGAGAGGGACGTCGTGTGCGAGGACGAGGACGCCTTCTGCCTGTCCCACGACAACATCGGAGGGCTCAAACTTCTGCTCGCCCGT tTGGAAGACTGCAAGGCGGAGAACCGACGCCGTTGCGCTGCGTACCGCCTCAAAATCCAGGAGCTGTGGGAAAGGCTCCAGACTccgcaggaggagagggaggccaCGTCCCCACACATGGTCCACTGCAAGAAGGAGAACATGGAGGCGCTGCGGGCGGAGCTGGAGCGCCTGGAAGCCCTGAAGATGAGGAGCATCAGGAGCTTCGTGGAGGCGATCCGCGCCGAGGTGGCCGTCCTCTGGGACAAGTGCTTCTACAGCGCCGGGCAGCGGCAGGAGTTCGGCGTGTACTACCACGAGGAGGACGTCTTCACGGAGGAGCTGCTGCTCCGCCACGAGGCGGAGGTGTCCACGCTGAAGAGGCGCTACGAGACGCACCGGCCGCTGTTCGAGGGCGTGGCCCGCTGGCGGGAGAACTGGACGCTGTTCCTGGAGCTCGACCGCAAGGCCAACGACCCCGCCCGGCTGAACAACCGCGGCGGGAACCTCCTCAAGGAGCAGAAGCAGAGGGCGGACCTGCAGAAGAGCCTGCCCAAGCTGGAGAAGAGCCTGAAGGCCCAGATCGACCTCTGGGAGCAGGAGTGCGGCGGCCGGTTCCTGGTGGACGGCGGGCAGTTCGTCGACTACATCAAGCAGCAGTGGGCGGCCTTCCACgacgagaaggagaaggagaagacggAGCGGCTGATGAAGAAGACCAAGCAGttcgaggaggaggtgaggttcGGAGCGGCGACGAAGACCCCGTCAAAGAGGCGCCTGCCGACGGTTCCCACGCCGAGCAAGGTGAGGAAGCTCAACGTCGCCGCCACCCCCAACAGCACCCTGAGCTCCGGCTCTGGGAGCACTATCTGCCAGAGCGCGGGGTCCCGGCCGCCTCTCGCCGCCAAAAATCTGTCGGTCAACGGAAAGGCGTCTCACACGATGGAGCGGAACAAGGGGTACACCACACCCCTCCCCGATAAGAACACTCTGAACGTCGGCAGCGGCGGCGCCATCaagtgccaagataacaacgaCTTCACGTTCAGCACGATCGCCGGAACCTACTCCGATTTTGCGCGCGACCTTTCGAAGGCAACTAAAGCAGAAACCAACCCACTGAACTCCACCTGCAGTCATCACTGA
- the LOC130372120 gene encoding protein regulator of cytokinesis 1-like isoform X1, with amino-acid sequence MTGGLCELHAAESVASLSNALIHLKDIWEQVGIPEEQRLIRTEVFTQHIKSMLDLMIEEEEGMKKRVENSLETCRKELDQLCVELGMPGVPEATGLTMLQLEKDRRARLEIMLRHKKERMDDLRALVESDGDLCDVLGAAPFSIDHDRVPSVEQLDGFRSHVGDLAAEKRRRQAEFVSLKEQIVASMEDLERLPETSFERDVVCEDEDAFCLSHDNIGGLKLLLARLEDCKAENRRRCAAYRLKIQELWERLQTPQEEREATSPHMVHCKKENMEALRAELERLEALKMRSIRSFVEAIRAEVAVLWDKCFYSAGQRQEFGVYYHEEDVFTEELLLRHEAEVSTLKRRYETHRPLFEGVARWRENWTLFLELDRKANDPARLNNRGGNLLKEQKQRADLQKSLPKLEKSLKAQIDLWEQECGGRFLVDGGQFVDYIKQQWAAFHDEKEKEKTERLMKKTKQFEEEVRFGAATKTPSKRRLPTVPTPSKVRKLNVAATPNSTLSSGSGSTICQSAGSRPPLAAKNLSVNGKASHTMERNKGYTTPLPDKNTLNVGSGGAIKCQDNNDFTFSTIAGTYSDFARDLSKATKAETNPLNSTCSHH; translated from the exons ATGACGGGCGGACTATG TGAGCTCCACGCAGCCGAATCTGTGGCTTCACTAAGCAATGCCCTGATCCACCTGAAAGACATCTGGGAACAGGTTGGAATCCCAGAGGAACAGCGCCTCATAAGGACCGAAGTGTTCACCCAGCACATCAAGAGTATGCTGGACCTtatgattgaggaggaggaaggcatGAAGAAACGTGTGGAGAACAGCCTTGAGACGTGCCGCAAGGAGCTCGACCAGCTGTGCGTGGAACTCGGGATGCCCGGCGTCCCTGAGGCGACGGGCCTCACCATGCTGCAGCTGGAGAAGGACCGACGCGCGCGGCTGGAGATCATGCTGAGGCACAAGAAGGAGCGGATGGACGACCTGCGAGCGCTGGTCGAAAGCGACGGCGACCTCTGCGACGTCCTGGGCGCCGCGCCCTTCAGCATCGACCACGACCGCGTGCCGTCCGTGGAGCAGCTGGACGGCTTCCGCTCCCACGTCGGCGACCTCGCCGCGGAGAAGCGGCGGCGGCAGGCGGAGTTTGTGAGCCTCAAGGAGCAGATCGTGGCCTCCATGGAGGACCTGGAGAGGCTGCCCGAGACCAGCTTCGAGAGGGACGTCGTGTGCGAGGACGAGGACGCCTTCTGCCTGTCCCACGACAACATCGGAGGGCTCAAACTTCTGCTCGCCCGT tTGGAAGACTGCAAGGCGGAGAACCGACGCCGTTGCGCTGCGTACCGCCTCAAAATCCAGGAGCTGTGGGAAAGGCTCCAGACTccgcaggaggagagggaggccaCGTCCCCACACATGGTCCACTGCAAGAAGGAGAACATGGAGGCGCTGCGGGCGGAGCTGGAGCGCCTGGAAGCCCTGAAGATGAGGAGCATCAGGAGCTTCGTGGAGGCGATCCGCGCCGAGGTGGCCGTCCTCTGGGACAAGTGCTTCTACAGCGCCGGGCAGCGGCAGGAGTTCGGCGTGTACTACCACGAGGAGGACGTCTTCACGGAGGAGCTGCTGCTCCGCCACGAGGCGGAGGTGTCCACGCTGAAGAGGCGCTACGAGACGCACCGGCCGCTGTTCGAGGGCGTGGCCCGCTGGCGGGAGAACTGGACGCTGTTCCTGGAGCTCGACCGCAAGGCCAACGACCCCGCCCGGCTGAACAACCGCGGCGGGAACCTCCTCAAGGAGCAGAAGCAGAGGGCGGACCTGCAGAAGAGCCTGCCCAAGCTGGAGAAGAGCCTGAAGGCCCAGATCGACCTCTGGGAGCAGGAGTGCGGCGGCCGGTTCCTGGTGGACGGCGGGCAGTTCGTCGACTACATCAAGCAGCAGTGGGCGGCCTTCCACgacgagaaggagaaggagaagacggAGCGGCTGATGAAGAAGACCAAGCAGttcgaggaggaggtgaggttcGGAGCGGCGACGAAGACCCCGTCAAAGAGGCGCCTGCCGACGGTTCCCACGCCGAGCAAGGTGAGGAAGCTCAACGTCGCCGCCACCCCCAACAGCACCCTGAGCTCCGGCTCTGGGAGCACTATCTGCCAGAGCGCGGGGTCCCGGCCGCCTCTCGCCGCCAAAAATCTGTCGGTCAACGGAAAGGCGTCTCACACGATGGAGCGGAACAAGGGGTACACCACACCCCTCCCCGATAAGAACACTCTGAACGTCGGCAGCGGCGGCGCCATCaagtgccaagataacaacgaCTTCACGTTCAGCACGATCGCCGGAACCTACTCCGATTTTGCGCGCGACCTTTCGAAGGCAACTAAAGCAGAAACCAACCCACTGAACTCCACCTGCAGTCATCACTGA
- the LOC130372122 gene encoding acyl-coenzyme A thioesterase 1-like has protein sequence MAGTIIMLSVHPSRGLVDEKFRVEVENLPPACPVTLHCLHRSEDQDHWEAFGHYCSDHSGTVKVSEDESFGGTYSGRECMGLLWSMRPVPGSRSGLRLRKTHVDVPMTLLISVYRGHLTAGFRELPPVASVVAERWYMAPGVKRIAVEERGVVGTFFIPPGPGPFPGVLDMWGGGGGLVEYRSALLASHGFASMALKYIDPGDTPTDMAMGYFETAFQIIQDHPQVITDRVGILGLSFGTSVALTVAAYSQISRPRCCVCISGSHAYPITTPKDVLAEARVRNNEKVGKDEENNVIWRNLILPIPTDPALRVDVGRIECPLLLVNGDDDQNWATTESAEDIANMMSVAGNKHLLTTLTYPKAGHLIEPPFTPHIRASNFIVQHTREKVIMLWGGEPKGHAVAQEDSWKRILNFLKEHLCIQPTLAPKAKL, from the exons ATGGCAGGGACTATTATTATGTTGTCTGTTCATCCCTCACGGGGACTCGTGGACGAAAAGTTCCGAGTGGAGGTGGAGAATCTCCCCCCTGCATGCCCAGTGACTCTGCACTGTCTCCACCGCTCCGAGGACCAGGACCACTGGGAAGCCTTCGGGCATTACTGCAGCGACCACAGCGGGACGGTGAAAG TGTCTGAAGATGAAAGTTTCGGGGGAACTTACAGCGGAAGGGAATGTATGGGACTGCTGTGGAGTATGCGACCCGTTCCAGGCAGTAGAAGCGGGCTTAG GTTGAGAAAGACGCACGTTGACGTCCCCATGACGCTGCTAATATCGGTGTACAGAGGTCACCTGACCGCGGGCTTCAGAGAGCTGCCTCCCGTGGCCTCGGTGGTAGCGGAGAGATGGTACATGGCGCCCGGCGTCAAACGCATCGCAGTCGAGGAGCGAGGAGTCGTTGGCACTTTCTTCATTCCTCCGG gccccGGGCCCTTCCCCGGTGTGCTGGAcatgtggggtgggggaggcggACTGGTGGAGTACCGTTCAGCCCTGCTCGCGTCCCACGGTTTCGCGTCCATGGCCCTCAAATACATCGACCCTGGGGACACTCCCACGGATATGGCGATGGGCTACTTTGAG ACAGCGTTTCAGATCATCCAAGACCACCCGCAGGTTATCACCGACCGGGTGGGCATTCTTGGCCTTTCCTTTGGCACTTCAGTGGCCCTGACTGTAGCCGCTTACTCCCAGATCAGCAGA CCTCGTTGCTGTGTTTGTATCAGCGGCAGTCACGCCTACCCAATAACCACACCCAAGGATGTATTAGCAGAGGCAAGGGTTAG GAACAATGAGAAAGTTGGGAAGGATGAAGAAAACAACGTGATATGGCGAAACCTAATTCTACCGATCCCCACGGACCCAGCCTTGAGAGTTGAC GTGGGGAGAATTGAGTGTCCGCTGCTGCTTGTCAACGGGGACGACGATCAGAACTGGGCCACTACAGAGTCCGCAGAGGAT ATAGCCAATATGATGTCTGTTGCTGGCAACAAACACCTTCTGACCACCCTGACGTACCCCAAAGCGGGTCATCTTATCGAGCCCCCCTTCACCCCACACATCAGGGCCAGCAACTTCATCGTTCAacataccagagagaaag tgaTAATGCTGTGGGGAGGAGAGCCCAAAGGTCATGCAGTTGCTCAAGAAGATTCTTGGAAGAGGATCTTAAACTTCTTGAAGGAGCATCTGTGTATCCAACCCACCCTGGCTCCCAAGGCCAAACTATAA